The Blautia hydrogenotrophica DSM 10507 genome window below encodes:
- a CDS encoding SH3 domain-containing protein produces the protein MNKSKKILGSLIVVTLAVSMTACGFGKNDELEPAEVVTATPTPSPTPKPKVTATPTPTPTPVPELANKTVYANDNVNVRASAATDGEIVGSLQPGESVTALDNPKDGWVRIQLDGADGYVKEEYITQTAPEGTADTAQNNTSAASGTEQNAQSSTTPATSTANVDENGVPYGPSSNWSAHATGNTDAQGTPIYADTGKVVSVSGNTITIVSDVDGETITYAQEGLNTNGTSVGESATIFYYDTGKIIEVQ, from the coding sequence ATGAACAAATCCAAGAAAATTTTGGGGAGTTTGATAGTGGTTACTCTGGCAGTGTCTATGACTGCCTGTGGTTTTGGAAAGAACGATGAACTGGAACCTGCTGAAGTGGTGACAGCGACGCCTACACCGTCACCGACACCTAAGCCCAAGGTGACAGCGACACCTACACCTACGCCGACACCTGTACCTGAGCTGGCGAATAAGACGGTCTATGCTAACGATAATGTGAATGTGCGCGCGAGCGCAGCCACAGACGGAGAGATCGTGGGGTCTTTGCAGCCAGGAGAAAGTGTGACTGCGCTGGATAATCCAAAAGATGGATGGGTGCGTATTCAACTGGATGGCGCCGATGGTTATGTGAAGGAAGAGTACATTACGCAGACTGCGCCGGAGGGCACAGCAGATACTGCTCAGAACAATACATCTGCGGCTTCTGGTACAGAGCAAAACGCTCAGAGCAGCACAACGCCTGCGACCAGTACAGCAAATGTGGACGAGAATGGGGTTCCCTACGGACCGAGCAGTAATTGGTCAGCCCATGCCACTGGGAATACGGATGCCCAGGGAACACCGATCTATGCGGATACTGGAAAGGTAGTCAGTGTATCGGGCAACACAATTACGATTGTCTCAGATGTTGACGGCGAGACGATCACCTATGCTCAGGAAGGACTGAATACCAATGGTACCAGTGTGGGAGAATCCGCCACAATTTTCTATTACGACACAGGCAAGATCATAGAGGTTCAGTAA
- a CDS encoding AzlD domain-containing protein gives MENNIYLMIFVMAGVTYLIRMLPLALVKKEITSPFIRSFLFYVPYACLAAMTFPAILSATSSIWSAFVGFAVALAAAYREKSLLTVAACACVAVFITERVIGLFG, from the coding sequence GTGGAGAATAATATTTATCTGATGATTTTTGTAATGGCGGGAGTGACTTATCTGATTCGTATGCTTCCGCTGGCACTGGTGAAAAAAGAGATTACCAGTCCGTTTATACGTTCTTTTTTGTTTTATGTGCCGTATGCCTGTCTCGCTGCCATGACGTTTCCGGCGATTTTATCGGCTACTTCTAGTATCTGGTCAGCATTTGTGGGATTTGCGGTAGCTTTGGCGGCGGCTTATAGGGAAAAGAGTCTTCTTACAGTGGCAGCCTGTGCTTGTGTGGCAGTTTTTATCACGGAGAGAGTGATAGGGCTGTTCGGGTGA
- a CDS encoding AzlC family ABC transporter permease has protein sequence MEKRAFQRGLKDGIPIALGYFAVAFTFGMMAVSAGLNIGQAVLISLTNLTSAGQFAGLNLIVTGGTYYEMALTQLIINLRYCLMSFSLSQKLDRKAAWGHRYLVAFGVTDEIFGVSASQEGAVSPWYNYGAMAVAIPGWTLGTLVGAISGNLLPDFVVSALSVAIYGMFLAVIIPPCKKNSAVLEVVVGAMAMSTLLSYLPLHRQISSSLIVIITTVMTAGIAAWLNPIQEKKEGTAGGE, from the coding sequence ATGGAAAAGAGAGCATTTCAGAGAGGACTAAAAGATGGAATCCCTATCGCGCTGGGTTACTTTGCAGTAGCCTTTACTTTTGGGATGATGGCGGTATCCGCGGGACTGAATATTGGACAGGCAGTGTTGATATCTCTGACGAATCTGACTTCCGCCGGGCAGTTTGCTGGTTTGAATCTCATTGTCACAGGGGGAACCTATTATGAGATGGCTTTGACGCAGCTGATTATCAATCTGAGATATTGTCTGATGTCTTTTTCACTATCCCAAAAGTTGGATAGAAAAGCAGCGTGGGGGCATCGATATCTGGTGGCTTTTGGTGTGACGGATGAAATTTTTGGTGTGAGTGCTAGTCAGGAAGGGGCAGTAAGCCCTTGGTATAATTATGGGGCGATGGCAGTAGCGATTCCAGGCTGGACTTTGGGGACATTGGTGGGAGCAATTTCAGGAAATCTTTTGCCGGATTTTGTAGTCAGCGCTCTGAGTGTGGCAATCTATGGAATGTTTTTGGCGGTGATTATTCCGCCGTGTAAGAAGAATTCAGCAGTTCTGGAAGTGGTTGTGGGAGCGATGGCGATGAGCACTCTGCTATCTTATCTGCCCTTGCATAGACAGATTTCTTCAAGCTTAATCGTTATTATCACTACAGTGATGACGGCAGGAATCGCCGCATGGTTGAATCCGATTCAAGAGAAGAAGGAGGGAACGGCAGGTGGAGAATAA
- the xylB gene encoding xylulokinase, with translation MLYIGVDLGTSAVKLLLMDGKGQIKKIVSREYPLYFPQPGWSEQQPEDWYTQTMEGIRELLLDTDKSQVAGISFGGQMHGLVTLDEQDHVIRPAILWNDGRSFEETDYLNEVIGKEKLSEYTANIAFAGFTAPKILWMKKHEPENFRRIAKIMLPKDYLAYRLTGSFCTEVSDASGTLLLDVKKRQWSQQMLQICSVTEKMLPRVYESYEVVGTLRAETAKELGLSGAVKVIAGAGDNAAAAVGTGTVGDSRCNLSLGTSGTIFVSSKSFGVDEHNALHSFGHADGHYHLMGCMLSAASCNKWWEEQILKTTDFAGEQSKIRRLGENRVFYLPYLMGERSPHNDPRARALFLGMSMDTTREDMTQAVLEGVAFALRDSLEVARSLGNHISSSRICGGGAKSPLWRRIIANVMNLKLELLENEEGPALGAAMLAAVGCGEYPDVASAAENLVKVAGTVEPEPELVQKYEERYQKFREIYPAVKALYQTLEA, from the coding sequence ATGTTATATATCGGAGTAGATCTCGGGACATCTGCGGTAAAACTTTTGCTGATGGATGGGAAGGGACAGATAAAAAAGATTGTTTCAAGAGAGTACCCGCTGTATTTTCCACAGCCGGGCTGGTCGGAACAGCAGCCGGAAGATTGGTATACCCAGACGATGGAGGGCATCCGGGAACTACTCTTGGACACAGATAAAAGTCAGGTGGCGGGTATCAGCTTCGGTGGACAGATGCACGGGCTGGTGACACTGGATGAGCAGGACCACGTGATACGTCCGGCAATTTTGTGGAATGACGGGCGGTCTTTTGAGGAGACCGACTATCTAAACGAGGTCATTGGGAAAGAAAAGTTGTCAGAATACACGGCCAACATCGCGTTTGCAGGGTTTACCGCTCCAAAGATTTTGTGGATGAAAAAGCATGAACCGGAGAACTTCAGGAGAATTGCTAAGATTATGCTGCCCAAGGATTATCTGGCATATAGGCTGACGGGAAGCTTCTGTACAGAGGTTTCCGATGCGTCTGGAACTTTACTTCTGGATGTGAAAAAACGTCAGTGGTCGCAGCAGATGCTCCAAATTTGTTCAGTGACAGAAAAGATGCTGCCGAGAGTATATGAGAGTTACGAGGTGGTTGGCACACTCAGAGCAGAGACAGCCAAAGAGTTGGGACTGTCCGGCGCGGTAAAGGTGATTGCCGGAGCGGGAGATAATGCTGCTGCTGCTGTCGGGACAGGTACTGTCGGAGATAGCAGATGCAATTTATCTCTGGGAACGTCTGGGACTATTTTTGTGTCCAGCAAAAGCTTTGGTGTTGATGAGCACAATGCGCTCCATTCGTTTGGACATGCGGACGGCCATTACCATCTCATGGGCTGTATGCTGAGCGCGGCATCCTGCAATAAATGGTGGGAGGAGCAGATTCTAAAGACTACAGATTTTGCAGGTGAACAGTCAAAAATACGGAGGCTAGGCGAGAACCGGGTGTTTTACCTGCCCTATCTGATGGGAGAGCGTTCTCCTCACAATGATCCGAGGGCCAGAGCGCTGTTTCTGGGGATGTCTATGGACACGACCCGGGAGGATATGACGCAGGCCGTATTGGAGGGAGTGGCTTTTGCACTGAGAGATTCCCTAGAAGTAGCTCGGAGTCTGGGAAATCATATCAGCAGCAGTCGAATTTGCGGAGGTGGTGCGAAGAGTCCTCTCTGGCGCAGGATTATTGCAAATGTGATGAACTTAAAACTGGAACTTCTGGAGAATGAAGAAGGACCGGCTCTAGGGGCGGCGATGCTGGCAGCCGTAGGCTGCGGGGAGTATCCAGATGTCGCCTCTGCTGCTGAGAATCTGGTGAAAGTTGCAGGGACTGTGGAACCGGAGCCAGAGTTGGTTCAGAAGTACGAGGAGAGATACCAGAAGTTTCGAGAGATTTATCCAGCAGTGAAAGCATTGTACCAGACATTGGAAGCTTAA
- a CDS encoding NAD(P)-dependent alcohol dehydrogenase: MKMQKGAYMQGIDKMILKEIPVPKAEGKQVLVKIEYVGICGSDVHYFHHGCCGAYKVDLSEDFMLGHECAGTVVEVGKEVTDLKVGDRVALEPGITCGKCEFCKSGHYNLCPDVVFLATPPVQGCYEQYIAFPEDMCFKLPENMSTLEGCLIEPLSVGFYAANQGEVQTGDTVVILGAGCIGLVTLLACKAHGAGQMIVVDLVDARLEKAKELGATAVINSKEKDVFQEVERLTGGRGGDVVFETAGSAVTIAQTPFLVRRGGTITLVGISAQEEINYNFAQIMDKEASIKSVFRYRNIYPKAISAVASGAIDVKSIVTHEFDLEHIQEAFDEAVNNKTDLVKAVIKVE; this comes from the coding sequence ATGAAAATGCAAAAAGGCGCTTATATGCAGGGAATAGATAAGATGATACTCAAAGAGATTCCTGTGCCGAAGGCGGAAGGAAAGCAGGTTTTAGTGAAGATCGAGTATGTGGGAATCTGTGGTTCGGATGTACATTATTTTCATCACGGCTGCTGCGGTGCGTATAAGGTGGACTTATCAGAGGATTTCATGCTGGGCCATGAGTGCGCAGGTACTGTCGTAGAAGTCGGGAAAGAGGTAACGGATTTGAAGGTGGGAGACCGGGTTGCTTTGGAGCCTGGCATTACTTGCGGCAAATGTGAGTTCTGCAAGAGCGGGCACTATAATCTGTGTCCAGATGTCGTGTTTTTGGCCACGCCGCCGGTTCAGGGGTGCTATGAACAGTACATTGCATTCCCAGAGGATATGTGCTTTAAGCTGCCAGAAAATATGTCGACTCTGGAGGGGTGTCTGATCGAGCCACTGTCCGTGGGCTTTTATGCAGCGAATCAAGGCGAGGTGCAGACGGGTGATACCGTAGTGATTTTGGGAGCAGGTTGTATCGGTCTGGTGACGCTGCTGGCGTGCAAGGCCCATGGAGCCGGACAGATGATTGTCGTGGACTTGGTGGATGCCCGCCTGGAAAAGGCGAAAGAGCTGGGGGCCACTGCAGTGATCAACAGTAAGGAAAAAGATGTGTTCCAGGAAGTGGAGAGGCTGACAGGTGGCAGAGGCGGTGATGTGGTGTTTGAGACAGCAGGATCTGCGGTGACCATAGCACAGACTCCATTCTTGGTAAGAAGGGGCGGAACTATTACACTGGTGGGGATTTCTGCTCAGGAGGAGATCAATTATAATTTTGCTCAAATTATGGATAAAGAGGCTTCCATCAAATCTGTTTTCCGCTACCGCAATATCTATCCGAAGGCAATATCGGCAGTTGCTAGCGGAGCCATCGATGTGAAGAGCATCGTCACTCATGAGTTCGATTTGGAGCATATTCAGGAGGCATTTGACGAGGCGGTGAACAATAAGACCGACCTGGTGAAAGCTGTGATAAAAGTAGAATAG
- a CDS encoding sugar ABC transporter substrate-binding protein: protein MKFRKICAVLLGAVMVMSMAACGGNSSETSTDADAAGSGDAKRVCFVARASADTFAAWMTEEMKKAAEGYDDIELTCVSGEGDDNTENGLLEDCITKQYDLVIVQSNNNAAQAPYVKNLVDAGIPVITTNPTTHQSDLDGSDDDSVMEGTGTVDADPVAQAQVSAERAVEEIPENANVVVLRGPSGNYHAEKRREAWDTYFFDKRDDVNILYEDYANWNSDEAMTLMESWVQAGKHIDAIISMNDNMAAGAIEAIRGDSDYIKDGKASFLAYGVDGTAQGCLLIKEGLLTSTALQSASELAEKNMEYAEKVLNGEMEITEVNDYVDAPEINADNVEEYIQIYVDNGEISDDGTLAAE from the coding sequence ATGAAATTCAGGAAAATTTGTGCGGTGTTGTTGGGTGCTGTGATGGTAATGTCAATGGCTGCTTGCGGAGGAAACAGTTCAGAGACAAGTACGGATGCGGATGCGGCTGGTTCAGGTGACGCGAAGAGAGTCTGCTTTGTGGCGCGAGCTAGCGCGGATACTTTTGCAGCCTGGATGACCGAGGAGATGAAGAAAGCTGCGGAAGGCTATGATGACATTGAACTGACCTGTGTCAGCGGTGAAGGAGATGACAACACAGAAAATGGTTTGTTGGAAGACTGTATCACAAAACAATACGATCTGGTGATTGTACAATCTAACAACAACGCTGCGCAGGCTCCTTATGTGAAAAATCTGGTAGACGCAGGTATTCCGGTAATCACTACGAACCCCACCACACATCAAAGTGACCTGGACGGAAGCGATGATGACTCTGTGATGGAAGGGACGGGTACCGTGGATGCAGACCCGGTAGCTCAGGCTCAGGTGAGTGCAGAACGTGCGGTGGAAGAGATTCCAGAAAATGCGAATGTGGTGGTGTTGCGTGGGCCATCCGGGAACTATCACGCAGAGAAACGTCGCGAGGCATGGGATACCTATTTCTTTGACAAACGGGATGATGTCAACATTCTCTATGAAGATTATGCAAACTGGAACAGCGATGAGGCGATGACATTGATGGAATCCTGGGTCCAAGCCGGAAAACATATTGACGCGATTATCTCTATGAACGATAACATGGCTGCTGGAGCAATCGAGGCAATTCGCGGTGACAGTGACTATATCAAAGATGGCAAGGCGAGCTTCCTGGCTTATGGTGTGGATGGAACCGCACAGGGCTGCTTGTTGATTAAAGAAGGACTTTTGACTTCCACTGCGCTTCAGTCAGCTTCTGAACTGGCCGAGAAGAATATGGAATACGCGGAGAAAGTATTGAACGGTGAGATGGAAATAACAGAAGTCAATGACTATGTAGACGCACCGGAGATCAATGCAGACAACGTAGAAGAATATATTCAGATCTATGTGGACAATGGAGAAATCTCAGATGACGGTACTCTCGCGGCAGAATAA